A part of Kitasatospora acidiphila genomic DNA contains:
- a CDS encoding GTP-binding protein → MDFASSSPATRATTSAKIVVAGGFGVGKTTLVGAVSEINPLRTEAVMTSASAGIDDLTHTGGKTTTTVAMDFGRITLDEDLILYLFGTPGQDRFWFMWDDLVRGAIGAVVLVDTRRLADCFPALDYFENSGLPFVVALNGFDGHQPHTPDEVREALQLGPDTPIITLDARRRDSAKSALITLVEHALLARLR, encoded by the coding sequence GTGGACTTCGCAAGCTCTAGCCCCGCCACCCGGGCCACCACCTCGGCGAAGATCGTCGTCGCGGGCGGCTTCGGCGTCGGCAAGACCACGCTGGTCGGCGCCGTCTCCGAAATCAACCCCCTGCGCACCGAAGCCGTCATGACCAGCGCCTCCGCCGGCATCGACGACCTCACCCACACCGGCGGCAAGACCACCACCACCGTCGCCATGGACTTCGGCCGCATCACCCTCGACGAAGACCTCATCCTCTACCTCTTCGGCACCCCCGGCCAGGACCGCTTCTGGTTCATGTGGGACGACCTCGTCCGCGGCGCCATCGGCGCCGTCGTCCTCGTCGACACCCGCCGCCTCGCCGACTGCTTCCCCGCCCTCGACTACTTCGAGAACTCCGGGCTCCCCTTCGTCGTCGCCCTCAACGGCTTCGACGGCCACCAGCCCCACACCCCCGACGAAGTCCGAGAAGCACTCCAACTCGGACCCGACACCCCCATCATCACCCTCGACGCCCGCCGCCGAGACAGCGCCAAGAGCGCCCTCATAACCCTGGTCGAACACGCACTGCTGGCTCGACTGCGGTAG
- a CDS encoding roadblock/LC7 domain-containing protein gives MSQAASNLNWLITNFVANTPGVSHTVVVSADGLLLCMSEGFPRDRADQLAAVASGLTSLTSGASRIFEGGEVNQTVVEMERGFLFLMAVSDGSSLAVLAAPDSDIGLVGYEMALLVDRAGAVLTPALRAELQGSLLH, from the coding sequence ATGAGTCAGGCAGCCAGCAACCTGAACTGGCTGATCACCAATTTCGTGGCGAACACCCCCGGGGTGTCGCACACGGTGGTGGTCTCCGCTGACGGGCTCCTGCTCTGCATGTCCGAGGGCTTCCCCCGGGACCGCGCCGACCAGTTGGCCGCGGTCGCCTCCGGCCTCACCTCCCTCACCTCCGGCGCCAGCCGGATCTTCGAGGGCGGCGAGGTCAACCAGACCGTGGTCGAGATGGAGCGCGGTTTCCTCTTCCTGATGGCTGTCAGCGACGGGTCCTCGCTCGCCGTACTGGCCGCCCCCGACTCCGACATCGGCCTTGTCGGTTACGAGATGGCCCTGCTCGTCGACCGAGCCGGTGCCGTCCTCACTCCCGCCCTGCGCGCGGAACTCCAGGGCAGCCTCCTGCACTGA
- a CDS encoding DUF742 domain-containing protein, whose amino-acid sequence MTPPDESQGQYGVPYPGTGHDAFGIPGAAQGLGYGQPQYGEEYGQFGSQDQLYQQQAQDQGMPQAVPQPTPGYRPIPAPAPSYDEPEDEDAGPLIRPFAMTGGRTRPRYELALEALVSANVDEDRLATLLPEHQRICTLCATEVKSVAEVSALLSLPLGVARILVADLAEAGLVAIHQPAAGGESGNQPDVTLLERVLSGLRKL is encoded by the coding sequence GTGACACCGCCCGACGAAAGCCAAGGCCAGTACGGCGTGCCGTATCCGGGGACCGGCCATGACGCGTTCGGGATTCCCGGCGCCGCGCAGGGTCTCGGCTACGGCCAACCGCAGTACGGCGAGGAGTACGGACAGTTCGGCAGCCAGGACCAGCTGTACCAGCAGCAGGCCCAGGACCAGGGAATGCCGCAGGCCGTACCCCAGCCGACACCGGGATACCGGCCCATCCCCGCCCCGGCGCCGTCCTACGACGAGCCCGAGGACGAGGACGCCGGTCCGCTGATCCGGCCGTTCGCGATGACCGGGGGTCGCACCCGGCCGCGGTACGAACTGGCCCTGGAGGCGCTGGTCTCCGCCAATGTCGACGAGGATCGCCTGGCCACGCTGCTGCCCGAGCACCAGCGGATCTGCACCCTCTGCGCCACCGAGGTGAAGTCGGTGGCCGAGGTGTCCGCGCTGCTCTCGCTGCCGCTGGGGGTGGCCCGGATCCTCGTCGCCGACCTGGCCGAAGCCGGCCTGGTCGCCATCCACCAGCCCGCCGCCGGGGGCGAATCCGGCAACCAGCCCGACGTCACGCTGCTCGAAAGGGTCCTCAGTGGACTTCGCAAGCTCTAG
- a CDS encoding roadblock/LC7 domain-containing protein: protein MSQAAQNLNWLITNFVDNTPGVSHTVVVSADGLLLAMSEGFPRDRADQLAAVASGLTSLTSGASRIFEGGEVNQTVVEMERGFLFLMAVSDGSSLAVLASPDSDIGLVGYEMALLVDRAGAVLTPALRAELQGSLLH from the coding sequence ATGAGCCAGGCCGCACAGAACCTGAACTGGCTGATCACCAATTTCGTGGACAACACCCCCGGGGTGTCGCACACGGTGGTGGTCTCCGCTGACGGGCTCCTGCTCGCCATGTCCGAGGGCTTCCCCCGGGACCGCGCCGACCAGTTGGCCGCGGTCGCCTCCGGCCTCACCTCCCTCACCTCCGGCGCCAGCCGGATCTTCGAGGGCGGCGAGGTCAACCAGACCGTGGTCGAGATGGAGCGCGGTTTCCTCTTCCTGATGGCTGTCAGCGACGGGTCCTCGCTCGCCGTACTGGCCTCGCCGGACTCCGACATCGGCCTCGTCGGTTACGAGATGGCCCTGCTCGTCGACCGAGCCGGTGCCGTCCTCACCCCGGCCCTGCGCGCGGAACTCCAGGGCAGCCTCCTGCACTGA
- a CDS encoding fumarylacetoacetate hydrolase family protein, whose amino-acid sequence MRIARFSVREGAAAGSVSFGIVEGDSTQPESLRVHAIAGHPFGDAQPTGEVYQLDQVRLLSPMLPSKIVAVGRNYAAHAAELGNEVPEVPLTFFKPNTAVIGPTESIAYPPFSSDVQHEAELAVVIGRMCREVPVERVPEVVFGYTCANDVTARDIQQREGQWARAKGFDTSCPLGPWIETQLDPADLAVTCTVNGELRQTGRTSLMLHGIPELIAHISEAMTLLPGDVILTGTPAGVGPLNVGDEVAVSIEGIGTLTNRVIKRG is encoded by the coding sequence GTGCGTATCGCGAGGTTCTCAGTCCGTGAAGGAGCGGCCGCGGGCAGCGTCTCCTTCGGCATCGTCGAGGGCGACTCCACCCAACCCGAGTCGCTGCGGGTGCACGCGATCGCGGGGCACCCGTTCGGCGACGCCCAACCGACCGGCGAGGTCTACCAGCTGGACCAGGTGCGGCTGCTCAGCCCGATGCTGCCCAGCAAGATCGTGGCGGTCGGCCGCAACTACGCGGCGCACGCGGCCGAGCTCGGCAACGAGGTCCCGGAGGTCCCGCTGACCTTCTTCAAGCCGAACACCGCGGTGATCGGCCCGACCGAGTCGATCGCCTACCCGCCGTTCTCCTCCGACGTCCAGCACGAGGCCGAACTGGCCGTGGTGATCGGCCGGATGTGCCGCGAGGTGCCGGTGGAGCGGGTGCCCGAGGTGGTCTTCGGCTACACCTGCGCCAACGACGTCACCGCGCGCGACATCCAGCAGCGCGAGGGCCAGTGGGCCCGGGCCAAGGGCTTCGACACCTCCTGCCCGCTCGGGCCGTGGATCGAGACCCAACTCGACCCCGCCGACCTGGCCGTCACCTGCACGGTCAACGGGGAGCTGCGGCAGACCGGGCGCACCTCGCTCATGCTGCACGGCATCCCCGAGCTGATCGCGCACATCTCCGAGGCCATGACGCTGCTCCCGGGCGACGTCATCCTCACCGGCACCCCCGCGGGTGTCGGACCGCTCAACGTCGGCGACGAAGTCGCCGTCTCCATCGAAGGCATCGGCACTCTCACCAACAGGGTGATCAAGCGTGGCTAA
- a CDS encoding nitrate- and nitrite sensing domain-containing protein, protein MRRKQPVTPQRRPEPRDDRSAQSNAGFSAFTAKSEQQGLPGGPNGAQSAARPTTGPATETLENGDDRQGSGSRYEFLAFRNWRVPTRLIAILLIPVVIGLVFGGMRVNSSFSSYLRAAHEEKAAELARAATDLADALENERDLTMIPLTTGSDPQGQVAKYRGLTDQDLQKYTAAYNAVVKDNDAELARRNYSAQVGLANLQHLRDNAYKPELYASATQAAYSAMIDPLLAFDNSVGTGSAAGVARGRAIYAISLAKASSSSQRDLMLQVMVGSAIDRNTHEENSDLIQDLLVSAKLEGVSMTEFTNGSSPADAGVYANQLVAQDAADKSAPLRMPDGVTLPSMTGMMGLAMGFSDAAQIGHQNGDAQAAAELAASQQAGLVPANWLQATGSHIKPLRGTESALLDSVVQDATNTKDNAQSDAILNSAIVIGALALAGLLTGFIARSMILGMRVLNTSALQIANHRLPDLVEKLSKTDPDRVDTNVEEIALWGKDEIGEVARAFDQVHRQAVALAAEQALLRGNLNAIFSNLSRRSQSLIQRQLALITDLENNEADPDQLENLFKLDHLATRMRRNGENLLVLAGEEPGRRWNTPVPLVDVLRAAASEVEQYERIELSGIPEAEVVGAAVTDLVHLLAELLENATSFSSPQTRVTVNAARLPDGRVLVEIHDKGIGLSAEDFAEINEKLADPPTVDASISRRMGLFVVGRLSDRHNIRVQLRPSGESAGTTSLVMLPAGLTHMRAMPEPEEEFTVSRIFNDQGADQWGQDAFPAQPTAAELGFDDNLSAGGNSGGFSPALDSMQRTLRLEQRRKNVLESGPDVHEPAQQPGRTGGPGEFAPGGYPQQGGHQDQYGQQPEYVDAEFVESEPEYQGYQQQPQPYQQESYYAEPGYGQATRQDQYGQQNYYGEQQQPQPQQYAEYQQYQQGYQEPARFDGFSPRTAERAGGHPYPEQAPALPAAPQPPATPAAPVAPAAPAAPIANRQQNMLGSGLPQRRPGEQLAAGGAGPSARAIGTPNRGEQPNWFTGAKDTSGMAGDDSRSHVVSGLGASGPTGPTTAAWQGANDDSWQRAEQLREPAAGGVTGAGLPRRVPKQNLVPGNAKPASVDGPQVSRSPEEVRGRLTNLRRGVEQARIASGDPSTTGSFRIDPQDMSRPGRTGLGQPNNSTDLFGGSNHQER, encoded by the coding sequence GTGAGGCGTAAGCAGCCAGTCACCCCGCAGCGGCGCCCCGAGCCCCGCGATGACCGCAGCGCCCAGAGCAACGCCGGTTTCTCCGCCTTCACGGCGAAGTCCGAGCAGCAGGGCCTGCCCGGCGGGCCGAACGGCGCCCAGAGCGCCGCCCGTCCGACCACCGGCCCGGCGACCGAGACCCTGGAGAACGGCGACGACCGCCAGGGCTCCGGCAGTCGGTACGAGTTCCTGGCCTTCCGTAACTGGCGAGTGCCGACCCGCCTGATCGCCATTCTGCTGATCCCGGTCGTCATCGGCCTGGTCTTCGGTGGCATGCGTGTCAACAGCTCCTTCAGCAGCTATCTACGCGCGGCACATGAGGAGAAGGCCGCCGAACTCGCCCGCGCCGCCACCGATCTGGCCGACGCGCTGGAGAACGAGCGCGACCTGACCATGATCCCGCTCACGACCGGCTCGGACCCGCAGGGTCAGGTGGCCAAGTACCGCGGCCTCACCGACCAGGACCTGCAGAAGTACACCGCCGCCTACAACGCCGTCGTCAAGGACAACGACGCCGAGCTGGCCCGGCGCAACTACTCGGCCCAGGTGGGCCTGGCCAACCTGCAGCACCTGCGGGACAACGCCTACAAGCCCGAGCTGTACGCCAGCGCCACCCAGGCCGCGTACTCGGCGATGATCGACCCGCTGCTGGCCTTCGACAACTCCGTCGGTACCGGTAGTGCCGCCGGTGTGGCCCGTGGCCGCGCGATCTACGCCATCTCGCTCGCCAAGGCCTCCTCCTCCAGCCAGCGCGACCTGATGCTGCAGGTGATGGTCGGTTCGGCGATCGACCGCAACACCCACGAAGAGAACTCCGACCTGATCCAGGACCTGCTGGTCTCGGCGAAGCTCGAGGGTGTCTCGATGACCGAGTTCACCAACGGCTCCAGCCCCGCCGACGCGGGCGTCTACGCCAACCAGCTGGTCGCCCAGGACGCGGCCGACAAGAGCGCGCCGCTGCGGATGCCCGACGGCGTCACCCTGCCGAGCATGACCGGCATGATGGGCCTCGCCATGGGCTTCTCGGACGCCGCCCAGATCGGCCACCAGAACGGCGACGCCCAGGCCGCCGCCGAGCTCGCGGCCTCCCAGCAGGCCGGTCTGGTGCCGGCCAACTGGCTGCAGGCCACCGGCAGCCACATCAAGCCGCTGCGCGGCACCGAGTCGGCGCTGCTCGACAGCGTGGTGCAGGACGCCACCAACACCAAGGACAACGCCCAGTCCGACGCCATCCTCAACTCGGCGATCGTGATCGGCGCGCTGGCCCTGGCCGGTCTGCTCACCGGCTTCATCGCCCGCTCGATGATCCTCGGCATGCGCGTCCTGAACACCTCCGCGCTGCAGATCGCCAACCACCGCCTGCCCGACCTGGTCGAGAAGCTCTCCAAGACCGACCCGGACCGGGTCGACACCAACGTCGAAGAGATCGCCCTCTGGGGCAAGGACGAGATCGGCGAGGTGGCCCGCGCCTTCGACCAGGTCCACCGGCAGGCGGTCGCACTCGCCGCCGAGCAGGCCCTGCTCCGAGGCAACCTGAACGCGATCTTCTCCAACCTGTCGCGCCGCAGCCAGAGCCTGATCCAGCGCCAGCTGGCACTGATCACCGACCTGGAGAACAACGAGGCCGACCCGGACCAGCTGGAGAACCTCTTCAAGCTGGACCACCTGGCCACCCGTATGCGCCGCAACGGTGAGAACCTGCTGGTTCTCGCCGGTGAGGAGCCGGGCCGCCGCTGGAACACCCCGGTGCCGCTGGTCGACGTGCTCCGCGCCGCCGCCTCCGAGGTGGAGCAGTACGAGCGCATCGAGCTCTCCGGCATTCCGGAGGCCGAGGTCGTCGGCGCCGCCGTGACCGACCTCGTCCACCTGCTCGCCGAGCTGCTGGAGAACGCCACCTCGTTCTCCAGCCCGCAGACCCGGGTCACCGTCAACGCGGCCCGGCTGCCGGACGGCCGCGTGCTGGTCGAGATCCACGACAAGGGCATCGGCCTCAGCGCCGAGGACTTCGCCGAGATCAACGAGAAGCTGGCCGATCCGCCCACCGTCGACGCCTCGATCTCGCGCCGCATGGGCCTGTTCGTGGTCGGTCGGCTCTCCGACCGCCACAACATCCGGGTCCAGCTGCGTCCCTCCGGCGAGTCGGCCGGCACCACCTCGCTGGTCATGCTTCCGGCCGGCCTCACCCACATGCGGGCGATGCCGGAGCCGGAGGAGGAGTTCACGGTCTCCCGGATCTTCAACGACCAGGGCGCCGACCAGTGGGGGCAGGACGCGTTCCCGGCCCAGCCCACCGCGGCCGAGCTCGGCTTCGACGACAACCTGTCGGCCGGCGGCAACTCCGGCGGCTTCAGCCCCGCGCTGGACTCGATGCAGCGCACGCTCCGCCTGGAGCAGCGCCGCAAGAACGTGCTGGAGTCCGGTCCCGATGTCCACGAGCCGGCCCAGCAGCCGGGTCGCACCGGCGGCCCGGGCGAGTTCGCCCCCGGCGGCTACCCGCAGCAGGGCGGCCACCAGGACCAGTACGGCCAGCAACCGGAGTACGTGGACGCCGAGTTCGTCGAGAGCGAGCCGGAGTACCAGGGCTACCAGCAGCAGCCGCAGCCGTACCAGCAGGAGAGCTACTACGCCGAGCCGGGCTACGGTCAGGCCACCCGCCAGGACCAGTACGGCCAGCAGAACTACTACGGCGAGCAGCAGCAGCCGCAGCCGCAGCAGTACGCCGAGTACCAGCAGTACCAGCAGGGTTACCAGGAGCCCGCGCGGTTCGACGGCTTCTCGCCCCGGACCGCCGAGCGGGCCGGCGGCCACCCGTACCCCGAGCAGGCTCCGGCGCTGCCGGCCGCGCCCCAGCCGCCGGCGACCCCGGCTGCTCCGGTCGCTCCCGCTGCCCCGGCTGCCCCGATCGCCAACCGGCAGCAGAACATGCTCGGTTCCGGCCTGCCGCAGCGCCGCCCCGGCGAGCAGCTGGCCGCCGGTGGCGCCGGGCCGAGCGCCCGGGCGATCGGTACCCCGAACCGCGGCGAGCAGCCGAACTGGTTCACCGGTGCCAAGGACACCTCCGGCATGGCGGGCGACGACTCGCGCAGCCACGTGGTGTCCGGGCTGGGTGCCTCCGGTCCCACCGGACCGACCACCGCAGCCTGGCAGGGCGCCAACGACGACAGCTGGCAGCGCGCCGAACAGCTGCGCGAGCCGGCCGCCGGCGGGGTGACCGGTGCCGGTCTGCCGCGCCGGGTGCCCAAGCAGAACCTGGTGCCCGGTAACGCCAAGCCCGCGAGCGTCGACGGACCGCAGGTCTCCCGCAGCCCCGAAGAGGTGCGCGGACGCCTGACCAACCTGCGTCGCGGTGTCGAGCAGGCTCGCATCGCAAGTGGTGACCCGAGCACCACCGGAAGCTTCCGGATCGACCCCCAAGACATGTCCCGGCCGGGCCGGACCGGGCTGGGACAGCCGAACAACAGCACCGATCTCTTCGGCGGCTCGAACCACCAGGAGCGTTGA
- a CDS encoding DUF742 domain-containing protein, which yields MTPPPTPAGSYGNGYGSGYGDQGNGGYEQQPLVRPYAMTGGRTRPRYQLALEALVSTTGTARTGGLLPEHQRIVQLCQEVKSVAEISALAGVPLGVARILVADLAEAGLVAIHQPAAAGESGGTPDVTLLERVLSGLRKL from the coding sequence ATGACCCCGCCCCCGACACCGGCCGGTTCATACGGCAACGGGTACGGCTCCGGTTACGGTGACCAGGGCAACGGCGGTTACGAGCAGCAGCCGCTGGTCCGGCCGTACGCCATGACCGGCGGCCGGACCCGCCCGCGCTACCAGCTCGCTCTGGAGGCGCTGGTCTCAACCACCGGCACCGCCCGCACCGGCGGCCTGCTGCCCGAGCACCAGCGGATCGTCCAGCTGTGCCAGGAGGTCAAGTCGGTCGCGGAGATCTCCGCGCTGGCCGGGGTTCCGCTGGGGGTGGCCCGGATCCTCGTCGCCGACCTGGCCGAAGCCGGCCTGGTCGCCATCCACCAGCCCGCCGCCGCCGGCGAGTCGGGCGGAACGCCGGACGTCACGCTGCTCGAAAGGGTCCTCAGTGGACTTCGCAAGCTCTAG
- a CDS encoding GTP-binding protein: MDFASSSPATRATTSAKIVVAGGFGVGKTTLVGAVSEINPLRTEAVMTSASAGIDDLTHTGGKTTTTVAMDFGRITLDEDLILYLFGTPGQDRFWFMWDDLVRGAIGAVVLVDTRRLADCFPALDYFENSGLPFVVALNGFDGYQPHTPDEVREALQLGPDTPIITLDARRRDSAKSALITLVEHALLARLR; the protein is encoded by the coding sequence GTGGACTTCGCAAGCTCTAGCCCCGCCACCCGGGCCACCACCTCGGCGAAGATCGTCGTCGCGGGCGGCTTCGGCGTCGGCAAGACCACGCTGGTCGGCGCCGTCTCCGAAATCAACCCCCTGCGCACCGAAGCCGTCATGACCAGCGCCTCCGCCGGCATCGACGACCTCACCCACACCGGCGGCAAGACCACCACCACCGTCGCCATGGACTTCGGCCGCATCACCCTCGACGAAGACCTCATCCTCTACCTCTTCGGCACCCCCGGCCAGGACCGCTTCTGGTTCATGTGGGACGACCTCGTCCGCGGCGCCATCGGCGCCGTCGTCCTCGTCGACACCCGCCGCCTCGCCGACTGCTTCCCCGCCCTCGACTACTTCGAGAACTCCGGGCTCCCCTTCGTCGTCGCCCTCAACGGCTTCGACGGCTACCAACCGCACACCCCCGACGAAGTCCGAGAAGCACTCCAACTCGGACCCGACACCCCCATCATCACCCTCGACGCCCGCCGCCGAGACAGCGCCAAGAGCGCCCTCATAACCCTGGTCGAACACGCACTGCTCGCCAGATTGCGGTAA
- the gltX gene encoding glutamate--tRNA ligase codes for MANASTSGSVAADPTVRVRFCPSPTGNPHVGLVRTALFNWAFARHNGGTLVFRIEDTDAARDSEESYQQLLDAMRWLGFDWDEGPEVGGPHEPYRQSQRMDVYADVARRLHEAGHAYECFCTTEELESRREAARAAGLPSGYDGLCRTLTDEQKAIYRAEGRQPILRFRMPDQPLTFEDLVRGTVTFDAKDVPDYGIVRANGAPLYTLVNPVDDALMGITHVLRGEDLLSSTPRQIALYAALADIGVGSGATPRFGHLPYVMGEGNKKLSKRDPQASLNLYRERGFLPEGLLNYLALLGWSLAEDRDRFSMEELVAAFDISKVNANPARFDLKKAESINADHLRLLQPEDFAQRLVPYLQAADLLPAEPTAAQLELLGKAAPLTQERMVVLSEVVDMLGFLFVDPAAFAVDEADAAKALTADARPVLEASIKALEALADFTPEPIQAVLREALVDGLGIKPKFAFTPLRVAVTGRRISPPLFESMELLGRAETLRRLGKALDALPAA; via the coding sequence GTGGCTAACGCATCCACTAGCGGCTCCGTCGCGGCCGACCCGACCGTCCGGGTCCGTTTCTGTCCCTCCCCGACCGGCAACCCGCATGTCGGCCTGGTCCGCACGGCGCTGTTCAACTGGGCGTTCGCCCGGCACAACGGCGGCACGCTGGTGTTCCGGATCGAGGACACCGACGCGGCGCGCGACTCCGAGGAGTCGTACCAGCAGCTGCTGGACGCGATGCGCTGGCTCGGCTTCGACTGGGACGAGGGCCCCGAGGTCGGCGGCCCGCACGAGCCCTACCGGCAGTCCCAGCGGATGGACGTCTACGCCGACGTCGCCCGCCGCCTGCACGAGGCCGGCCACGCCTACGAGTGCTTCTGCACCACCGAGGAGCTGGAGTCCCGTCGGGAGGCGGCCCGCGCCGCCGGCCTGCCGTCCGGCTACGACGGCCTGTGCCGCACCCTCACCGACGAGCAGAAGGCGATCTACCGGGCCGAGGGCCGCCAGCCGATCCTGCGGTTCCGGATGCCCGACCAGCCGCTCACCTTCGAGGACCTGGTCCGTGGCACCGTCACCTTCGACGCCAAGGACGTGCCGGACTACGGCATCGTGCGGGCCAACGGCGCACCGCTCTACACCCTGGTCAACCCCGTGGACGACGCGCTGATGGGCATCACCCACGTGCTGCGCGGCGAGGACCTGCTCTCCTCCACGCCGCGTCAGATCGCGCTCTACGCCGCGCTCGCCGACATCGGCGTGGGCAGCGGCGCCACCCCGCGCTTCGGCCACCTGCCGTATGTGATGGGCGAGGGCAACAAGAAGCTCTCCAAGCGCGACCCGCAGGCCAGCCTCAACCTCTACCGGGAGCGCGGCTTCCTGCCCGAGGGCCTGCTCAACTACCTTGCGCTGCTGGGCTGGTCGCTGGCCGAGGACCGGGACCGGTTCTCCATGGAGGAGCTGGTGGCGGCCTTCGACATCAGCAAGGTGAACGCCAACCCGGCCCGCTTCGACCTGAAGAAGGCCGAGTCGATCAACGCCGACCACCTGCGGCTGCTGCAGCCGGAGGACTTCGCGCAGCGGCTGGTCCCGTACCTGCAGGCCGCCGACCTGCTGCCGGCCGAGCCGACCGCCGCGCAGCTGGAGCTGCTGGGCAAGGCCGCGCCGCTCACCCAGGAGCGCATGGTGGTGCTGTCCGAGGTGGTCGACATGCTCGGCTTCCTCTTCGTCGACCCGGCCGCCTTCGCGGTCGACGAGGCCGACGCCGCCAAGGCGCTCACCGCGGACGCCCGCCCGGTGCTGGAGGCCAGCATCAAGGCCCTGGAGGCGCTGGCGGACTTCACCCCGGAGCCGATCCAGGCCGTGCTGCGCGAGGCGCTGGTGGACGGCCTGGGCATCAAGCCCAAGTTCGCCTTCACGCCGCTGCGGGTGGCCGTCACCGGCCGCCGGATCTCGCCGCCGCTGTTCGAGTCGATGGAGCTGCTCGGCCGCGCCGAGACGCTGCGCCGCCTCGGCAAGGCGCTGGACGCCCTGCCGGCGGCCTGA
- the cimA gene encoding citramalate synthase, whose translation MTDGSARPDDSFHVFDTTLRDGAQREGINLTVADKLIIARYLDDFGVGYIEGGWPGANPRDTEFFARARAELDFKHAQLVAFGATRRAGGSAADDPQLAALLDSGAPVITLVAKSHDRHVELALRTTLAENLEMVRDSVSHLKAQGRRVFIDCEHFFDGYRANRDYALEVVRAGHQAGADVVVLCDTNGGMLPGSVREVVADVLAATGARLGIHAQDDTGCAVANTLAAVDAGATHVQCTANGYGERVGNANLFPVVGALEIKYDRRVLPPGKLAEMTRISHAIAEVVNLTPSTHQPYVGFSAFAHKAGLHASAIKVDPDLYQHIDPELVGNTMRMLVSDMAGRASIELKGRELGYDLSSDRELAGRVVARVKEQELQGYTYEAADASFELLLRDEVFGRPSEFFTLESWRTISEQTPDGAGANEATVKLWAKGERMIATGEGNGPVDALDKALRAALERIYPQLAQLELADYKVRILEGQHGTGSRTRVLIESTDGTGSWSTVGVADNVVAASWVALQDAYTYSLLKAGVTPED comes from the coding sequence ATGACCGACGGCAGTGCACGCCCCGACGACAGCTTCCACGTGTTCGACACCACCCTGCGCGACGGCGCGCAGCGCGAGGGGATCAACCTCACGGTGGCGGACAAGCTGATCATCGCCCGGTATCTGGACGACTTCGGGGTCGGGTACATCGAGGGGGGCTGGCCGGGGGCCAATCCCCGGGACACCGAGTTCTTCGCCCGCGCCCGGGCGGAGCTCGACTTCAAGCACGCCCAGCTGGTCGCGTTCGGCGCCACCCGGCGGGCCGGCGGCAGCGCGGCGGACGATCCGCAGCTGGCCGCGCTGCTGGACTCCGGCGCCCCGGTGATCACCCTGGTCGCCAAGTCGCACGACCGGCACGTGGAGTTGGCGCTGCGCACCACGCTGGCCGAGAACCTGGAGATGGTCCGGGACAGCGTCAGCCACCTGAAGGCGCAGGGCCGCCGGGTCTTCATCGACTGCGAGCACTTCTTCGACGGTTACCGGGCCAACCGCGACTACGCGCTGGAGGTGGTTCGCGCCGGGCACCAGGCCGGCGCCGACGTGGTGGTGCTCTGCGACACCAACGGCGGGATGCTGCCCGGCTCGGTGCGGGAGGTCGTGGCCGACGTGCTGGCCGCCACCGGCGCCCGGCTCGGCATCCACGCCCAGGACGACACCGGCTGCGCGGTGGCCAACACCCTGGCGGCGGTGGACGCCGGCGCCACCCATGTGCAGTGCACCGCCAACGGCTACGGCGAGCGGGTGGGCAACGCCAACCTCTTCCCGGTGGTCGGCGCCCTGGAGATCAAGTACGACCGCCGGGTGCTGCCGCCCGGCAAGCTGGCCGAGATGACCCGGATCTCGCACGCCATCGCCGAGGTGGTCAACCTGACGCCGTCCACCCACCAGCCGTACGTCGGCTTCTCGGCCTTCGCGCACAAGGCCGGTCTGCACGCCTCGGCGATCAAGGTGGACCCGGACCTGTACCAGCACATCGACCCCGAGCTGGTCGGCAACACCATGCGGATGCTGGTCTCCGACATGGCGGGCCGGGCCTCGATCGAGCTCAAGGGGCGGGAGCTCGGCTACGACCTCTCCAGCGACCGCGAGCTGGCGGGCCGGGTGGTGGCCCGGGTCAAGGAGCAGGAGTTGCAGGGCTACACCTACGAGGCCGCCGACGCCTCCTTCGAACTGCTGCTCCGCGACGAGGTGTTCGGCCGCCCGTCGGAGTTCTTCACGCTGGAGTCCTGGCGGACCATCAGCGAGCAGACCCCGGACGGTGCGGGGGCCAACGAGGCCACCGTGAAGCTCTGGGCCAAGGGCGAGCGGATGATCGCCACCGGTGAGGGCAACGGCCCGGTGGACGCCCTGGACAAGGCGCTGCGCGCGGCGCTGGAGCGGATCTACCCTCAGCTGGCCCAGTTGGAGCTGGCCGACTACAAGGTCCGCATCCTGGAGGGCCAGCACGGCACCGGCTCGCGCACCCGGGTGCTGATCGAGAGCACCGACGGCACCGGCAGCTGGTCCACCGTCGGGGTGGCCGACAACGTGGTCGCCGCCTCCTGGGTGGCGCTGCAGGACGCCTACACCTACAGCCTGCTCAAGGCCGGTGTCACCCCGGAGGATTGA